The following proteins are encoded in a genomic region of Hoeflea phototrophica DFL-43:
- the trxA gene encoding thioredoxin, whose product MSDFENPYAPASGAQMSGNVTFGDKPQTAPAVSGQPGQAGGDLIKDTTTADFTADVIQASQDVTVLVDFWAPWCGPCKQLTPVIEKAVQESGGRVKLVKLNIDDHPAIPGQMGIQSIPAVVAFSGGKPVDGFMGALPDSQIREFIEKVAGPPGVSPAEAQIEAVLEQSRAAMADGNMEQAAQGFAAILQMQSGHAGAAAGLAACMMEMGDLDRAEQMLAVIDAEGRKDPEVASVIKRLEMAREVAQLGDPVELEARLAKNPDDHEARLQFAKILNAKGHRDAAAEELFTIMRKDRKWEDEAARKALLEFFEAWGPVDPATLSARRQLSSLLFS is encoded by the coding sequence ATGAGCGATTTTGAAAATCCCTATGCACCGGCATCTGGCGCCCAGATGAGCGGGAATGTGACGTTTGGCGACAAGCCGCAGACGGCACCTGCCGTGTCAGGGCAACCGGGTCAGGCCGGTGGCGATCTTATCAAAGATACCACAACAGCCGATTTTACCGCAGACGTGATCCAGGCCTCGCAGGATGTCACGGTGCTGGTTGATTTCTGGGCGCCGTGGTGCGGTCCTTGCAAGCAGTTGACCCCGGTTATCGAAAAGGCTGTGCAAGAGTCCGGAGGCCGGGTCAAGCTGGTCAAGCTCAACATTGATGATCATCCGGCCATTCCGGGTCAGATGGGCATTCAGTCGATCCCTGCCGTGGTCGCCTTCTCCGGTGGCAAGCCGGTCGACGGGTTCATGGGCGCTCTGCCGGACAGCCAGATCCGCGAATTTATTGAAAAGGTCGCCGGGCCTCCGGGCGTTTCCCCGGCCGAAGCCCAGATAGAAGCTGTTCTGGAGCAATCGCGGGCGGCTATGGCGGATGGCAACATGGAGCAGGCGGCCCAGGGCTTTGCCGCCATCTTGCAGATGCAGTCAGGTCATGCCGGCGCCGCGGCCGGCCTTGCGGCCTGCATGATGGAAATGGGCGATCTGGATCGCGCCGAACAGATGCTGGCGGTGATTGATGCGGAGGGGCGCAAGGATCCGGAGGTCGCTTCGGTGATCAAACGGCTGGAAATGGCGCGCGAAGTGGCTCAGCTGGGCGACCCGGTTGAACTCGAGGCGCGTCTTGCGAAAAACCCGGATGATCATGAGGCGCGGCTGCAATTTGCCAAAATCCTCAACGCCAAGGGTCATCGCGACGCTGCCGCGGAGGAGCTGTTCACGATCATGCGCAAGGACCGTAAGTGGGAAGACGAGGCGGCGCGCAAGGCCCTGCTCGAATTCTTCGAAGCCTGGGGCCCGGTTGATCCGGCGACGCTGTCGGCGAGGCGGCAACTCTCATCGTTGCTGTTCTCGTGA
- a CDS encoding potassium channel family protein, which yields MIVELAIGTVTIITSMTVMIGFVLIALRLVRNAEDNYADHRPALWQFFLMLAVTVALVLGTNTVCVWLWAGLFRVLGVFATLEEAVYFSMVSFTTVGYGDVVVDKGWRILSGFVAVNGLLAFGIFTAVLIEVIRSLSNRYMPRG from the coding sequence ATGATTGTTGAACTCGCCATCGGCACCGTGACCATCATTACCTCAATGACAGTCATGATCGGGTTTGTTCTGATCGCGCTGCGTCTGGTGCGCAATGCGGAAGACAATTATGCCGATCACCGGCCGGCATTGTGGCAATTTTTCCTGATGCTCGCGGTCACGGTGGCGCTGGTTCTTGGGACCAACACCGTCTGCGTCTGGCTTTGGGCCGGGCTATTCCGTGTTCTCGGCGTGTTTGCGACGCTTGAAGAGGCAGTCTATTTTTCCATGGTGTCCTTCACCACGGTCGGTTACGGCGATGTGGTGGTGGACAAGGGCTGGCGAATTCTCTCAGGCTTCGTCGCAGTCAACGGGCTTTTGGCCTTTGGAATTTTCACCGCGGTGCTGATCGAGGTCATTCGAAGCCTGTCCAACCGTTACATGCCGCGGGGCTGA
- a CDS encoding prolyl-tRNA synthetase associated domain-containing protein, with protein MTSIPKTRKDLFDRLDALNITHSTMEHPPVFTVAESQGLRDQIPGGHTKNLFLKDKKGRYFLVTLEENAEVNLRTIHTLIGASGRVSFGKHEALMEKLGVAPGSVTIFSAINDPGHDVTIVIDAPLMEYDIINAHPLINEATTSIAREDLKRFLADTGHEPMILKVST; from the coding sequence ATGACATCGATACCCAAGACACGCAAAGACCTTTTTGACCGCCTTGATGCGCTCAACATCACCCACAGCACCATGGAGCATCCGCCGGTGTTCACGGTTGCCGAGTCCCAAGGGCTGCGCGATCAGATCCCTGGCGGTCACACCAAGAACCTGTTCCTCAAGGACAAGAAGGGACGGTATTTCCTGGTCACCCTGGAAGAAAATGCCGAGGTCAATCTCAGGACCATTCACACCCTGATCGGGGCCAGTGGGCGGGTGTCTTTTGGTAAACATGAAGCCCTGATGGAGAAACTCGGCGTGGCGCCGGGCTCGGTGACCATCTTTTCGGCCATCAATGATCCCGGCCATGATGTGACAATCGTCATTGACGCGCCGCTGATGGAGTATGACATCATCAATGCGCATCCGCTGATCAATGAGGCAACCACTTCAATCGCGCGGGAGGATCTGAAGCGTTTTCTCGCCGATACAGGCCATGAACCGATGATCTTGAAAGTGTCGACCTGA
- a CDS encoding metallopeptidase family protein, with translation MARSDQTGDWQGRHAPSLSVFESIAIDSYARLPDHFRALTGELSIVVEDFPDDEIFEDMGLETPFDLLGLFEGRGLSERFTIETGELPNRIMLYRRPIIDYWAENDETLGDIITHVLIHEIGHHFSMSDDDIERIEAAAE, from the coding sequence ATGGCGCGCAGCGATCAGACCGGAGATTGGCAGGGACGGCATGCGCCGAGCCTGAGCGTTTTCGAATCGATTGCCATCGATTCCTATGCACGTCTGCCCGACCACTTTCGCGCGCTCACCGGCGAACTTTCGATCGTGGTGGAAGATTTCCCCGATGACGAGATCTTCGAGGATATGGGGCTGGAAACACCGTTCGATCTGCTCGGCCTGTTTGAGGGACGCGGCCTTTCGGAGCGCTTCACCATCGAAACCGGCGAGCTGCCCAACCGGATCATGCTCTACCGGCGTCCGATCATCGACTATTGGGCCGAGAACGACGAAACCCTGGGCGACATCATCACCCATGTGCTGATTCACGAGATCGGTCACCATTTCAGCATGTCTGACGACGACATCGAGCGCATCGAGGCCGCGGCGGAATAA
- a CDS encoding amidohydrolase: MTLTALLRRTAPAELVTLRHALHRRPELSGQESETAAHIVAELKRHQPDEILTELGSHGVAAIYDSGADGPAVLFRCELDGLPITEISSFGWRSEIEGKGHLCGHDGHMAILCGLAMQLAENRPTRGKVILLFQPAEETGAGAADVIADPRFKRIKPDFAFALHNLPGLPLGAVGVRPGPFTFASEGLAVRLSGRTAHAAQPEAGLSPAAVMGRLMDALPALPETLGHIPGHSLVTLSHARLGEAAFGIAPGEADIWVTIRAIDDEMQAQLMDEAEKLVHRLADAGGLGVSLDRHEGFAAGHNHEDAVASIEAAALALGAGRVEVGDPYRWSEDFGRFGSVAKAALFVLGSGEDHPRLHNPDFDFPDELIGPGVAIFEHIARDLCGEQTAD; encoded by the coding sequence GTGACCTTGACCGCTTTGCTAAGACGGACGGCGCCGGCTGAACTGGTCACCCTGCGCCATGCCCTGCACCGCCGGCCCGAGCTTTCAGGCCAGGAAAGCGAAACCGCTGCTCATATTGTCGCTGAACTGAAGCGCCACCAACCCGACGAGATCCTCACGGAACTTGGAAGCCATGGGGTTGCTGCGATCTATGACAGTGGAGCCGATGGCCCGGCGGTTCTTTTCCGCTGTGAACTTGATGGTTTGCCGATTACCGAGATTTCGAGCTTCGGTTGGCGTTCGGAAATCGAGGGCAAGGGGCACCTGTGCGGCCATGACGGGCATATGGCGATCCTGTGCGGGCTTGCGATGCAGCTTGCCGAAAACCGTCCAACGCGCGGCAAAGTGATCTTGCTGTTCCAGCCCGCGGAAGAAACCGGGGCCGGGGCAGCCGATGTGATTGCCGATCCGCGTTTTAAGAGGATCAAGCCGGATTTCGCCTTTGCGCTTCACAATCTGCCCGGTCTGCCGCTGGGTGCGGTGGGCGTGCGGCCCGGCCCGTTCACCTTTGCATCCGAGGGACTGGCGGTCCGGCTTTCGGGCCGTACCGCGCATGCGGCGCAGCCCGAGGCGGGGCTGAGCCCGGCTGCGGTGATGGGCCGGCTGATGGATGCGCTGCCGGCACTCCCCGAAACGCTCGGCCACATTCCGGGGCATTCGCTGGTCACGCTTTCGCATGCGCGGCTTGGCGAGGCTGCCTTCGGGATCGCTCCCGGCGAAGCCGATATCTGGGTCACCATCCGGGCTATCGATGACGAAATGCAGGCCCAGCTGATGGATGAAGCGGAAAAGCTTGTCCATCGCCTGGCGGATGCCGGTGGGTTGGGTGTTTCCCTTGACCGCCATGAGGGTTTCGCTGCCGGCCACAATCATGAGGATGCTGTCGCCAGCATTGAAGCCGCTGCATTGGCGCTTGGGGCGGGGCGTGTCGAGGTTGGCGATCCGTACCGCTGGTCGGAAGATTTCGGCCGGTTTGGCAGCGTGGCGAAAGCGGCGCTTTTCGTGCTTGGCTCGGGTGAGGACCATCCAAGGCTGCACAATCCCGATTTTGATTTTCCTGACGAGTTGATCGGTCCCGGAGTGGCGATATTCGAGCATATTGCCCGTGACCTGTGCGGCGAGCAGACAGCGGACTGA
- a CDS encoding DUF1737 domain-containing protein gives MKLYRLLTGPDDSAFCHKVSLALSKGWELHGSPAYAFNAETGLMQCGQAVTKEVEGKDYSPDMELGEQ, from the coding sequence ATGAAACTCTATCGATTGCTGACCGGACCCGATGATTCGGCCTTTTGCCACAAGGTCAGTCTCGCACTGTCGAAAGGCTGGGAGCTGCACGGCTCGCCGGCCTATGCCTTCAATGCGGAAACCGGGCTGATGCAATGTGGCCAGGCTGTTACCAAAGAGGTTGAGGGCAAGGACTACAGTCCTGACATGGAACTCGGGGAACAGTGA
- a CDS encoding Trm112 family protein, with protein sequence MSKKSEPARAVRSVGSVDVKMLELLVCPLTYGPLKYDSEQNELISERARLAYPVRDGIPIMLVSEARQLPDED encoded by the coding sequence ATGAGCAAGAAGAGCGAACCGGCACGGGCTGTGCGATCCGTTGGATCTGTGGACGTCAAGATGCTCGAGCTTCTGGTTTGCCCACTCACCTACGGTCCTCTGAAATATGATTCCGAGCAGAACGAATTGATTTCCGAACGTGCGCGGCTCGCCTATCCGGTGCGAGATGGAATCCCGATCATGCTGGTCTCAGAGGCCCGCCAGCTTCCCGACGAAGACTGA
- a CDS encoding LON peptidase substrate-binding domain-containing protein, translating into MQVGNKSYRTVADVPEQVPVFPLSGALLLPGAQLPLNIFEPRYLAMFDDALVSDRVIGIIQPALENGGNSPGPVKDLCSVGCLGRITSLGETGDGRYVITLGGICRFRVLEELSQDGRPYRVCAIAPFGSDLDAADDGADVDRKALLDSFRAYLDANNLEADWSSVERASTVSLVNSLSMMSPYGPAEKQALLEAGDTKTRAETLVAITEIALARDGDDYDRVLQ; encoded by the coding sequence ATGCAGGTTGGCAACAAATCCTATCGGACCGTAGCGGATGTTCCGGAGCAGGTACCGGTGTTCCCGCTTTCTGGTGCCTTGCTGCTGCCCGGGGCGCAATTGCCGCTCAATATTTTCGAACCGCGGTACCTGGCGATGTTCGATGATGCGCTGGTTTCCGACCGGGTGATCGGCATCATCCAGCCTGCGCTCGAGAATGGCGGCAACAGCCCGGGGCCGGTCAAGGATCTGTGTTCAGTCGGGTGTCTGGGGCGGATCACATCGCTTGGCGAAACCGGAGATGGCCGGTACGTAATCACGCTGGGCGGCATCTGCCGGTTCCGTGTGCTTGAGGAGTTGAGCCAGGACGGCAGGCCCTACCGCGTCTGTGCGATCGCCCCGTTTGGGTCTGATCTCGACGCCGCCGATGATGGCGCAGATGTGGATCGAAAGGCGCTGCTCGACAGTTTCCGGGCCTATCTCGACGCCAACAATCTGGAAGCAGACTGGAGTTCGGTCGAACGTGCCAGCACAGTTTCGCTGGTCAATTCGCTGTCGATGATGTCACCCTATGGACCGGCGGAGAAACAAGCGCTTCTGGAAGCCGGAGACACCAAGACCCGCGCCGAAACGCTGGTCGCAATCACCGAGATTGCACTGGCGCGCGATGGCGATGATTATGACCGGGTCCTGCAATAG
- a CDS encoding TetR/AcrR family transcriptional regulator encodes MSKKGDQRRDAIVAAAARMFWANGFAATSIAGIAGEAGVPQGNMFYYYRTKADLALAVADVFVEETQSLITEAEAAAVEPRQRIRFLLNRLGQSNRSRVENGCPISAAVRDFRRAAPEASTRAGQSFELIVSFIARELQKTGPRPSIALARARSMVVEWQGGIALAHAFDDMTVLVESLRRAEQSLQIGP; translated from the coding sequence ATGTCAAAAAAAGGCGACCAGAGACGTGATGCGATTGTCGCGGCAGCGGCCCGGATGTTCTGGGCAAACGGCTTTGCCGCGACCAGTATCGCCGGGATTGCCGGCGAGGCGGGCGTGCCGCAGGGCAACATGTTCTATTACTACCGCACCAAGGCGGATCTGGCGCTGGCTGTCGCCGATGTTTTCGTGGAAGAAACCCAATCGCTGATCACGGAAGCCGAAGCGGCGGCGGTGGAGCCGCGTCAGCGCATCCGGTTTTTGCTCAACAGGCTCGGCCAGTCAAACCGGAGCCGGGTCGAGAATGGATGCCCGATCAGTGCGGCGGTGCGTGATTTCCGCCGCGCTGCGCCTGAAGCCTCAACGCGGGCAGGCCAGAGTTTCGAGCTGATTGTGAGTTTCATTGCGCGCGAATTGCAGAAAACCGGTCCGCGCCCATCGATTGCGCTCGCCCGGGCGCGCTCCATGGTGGTTGAATGGCAGGGCGGGATTGCACTGGCGCATGCGTTTGACGACATGACCGTTCTGGTGGAAAGCCTGCGCCGTGCCGAGCAGAGCCTGCAGATCGGGCCCTAG